One part of the Rutidosis leptorrhynchoides isolate AG116_Rl617_1_P2 chromosome 1, CSIRO_AGI_Rlap_v1, whole genome shotgun sequence genome encodes these proteins:
- the LOC139840850 gene encoding rapid alkalinization factor-like, whose amino-acid sequence MAISTNLLLLQLVLIAAFILVISPATAVSGGDELSWMSNTVSGGCKGSIGECMGAGLEMEMESESTRRILATTNYISYGALQGNNIPCSQRGASYYNCQSGGQANPYQRGCSTITRCQR is encoded by the coding sequence ATGGCAATTTCCACCAATCTCTTACTTCTTCAATTGGTGCTAATCGCGGCTTTCATTTTAGTCATCTCGCCGGCAACCGCCGTAAGCGGCGGAGATGAGTTGAGCTGGATGTCAAACACGGTATCAGGAGGATGCAAGGGGTCAATAGGTGAGTGTATGGGCGCAGGATTAGAGATGGAAATGGAATCAGAAAGCACAAGGCGTATTTTAGCAACAACGAATTATATTAGCTATGGTGCGCTTCAAGGGAACAATATACCGTGTTCACAGAGAGGTGCATCGTATTATAATTGTCAATCTGGTGGTCAAGCTAATCCTTACCAGCGTGGTTGCAGTACCATTACTCGTTGTCAACGttga